GGGAAAAAAAGCCTGGTATCTCAAAGGAAACGAGTACTCATGGTGAAAATTTAATCCAAAAAGAGCAAGAATTTTTGCCTAAGTTGCCACCTCCTCCAATTTCAGTAGAAGGAGCAACTACTCCTAGAAGAAATAATGTtcatgattttcaaattccacttcCTCCTTGTGCTTTTCAGCCTCCTTTTTATAGAACTTATTCCAAGAAGGGTCTTTGGGTTCAAGATGATGATCCTTTCTTTGCAGCTTACAAAGAGTGTACCAAGAATCAAAGAAGTGGTATGAGGGACAAAAAGATGAGTAAAAGTAAAAGTAACAGTAATTGTTTTTGTAAATCAAGGTTAAGGAGAAACATGTCTTTTTTCTCATGTAAGAGATCTTCCTCCGTTTGTGTTTGTGATAATAATTTCGTTAGTATTTCTCATCTTCCACACAACATAGATAGAGATTGATTTATGTTTCAAAtagaataaaaatgttttttacacataaatttagacatatttatcatatattttatatttacagttttttatgtttaatttttttctctttcttaaaATGTTTGTTGTTTCATTTTGAGATTAATATTACACTTAATAATATATGGTGTTGCGGCATGATGTTGAGAGTCGTGTGTCTAAATAAAACAATTGTCAAAATGATATTGGTATGAACATGTTCTTTGTTGTCAACTATATAATCAAAGACAACATAATTACACATCACCTATAtattaactttatatattttctcaattttCGTTAATAGTTATTTGTATTGATTTCCCTTTATATTAAACTTTTCTTACAAAATCAAATCCTAATCCTTATAAATAATACTAGTAGACTGTAGCCTTGTTTTTGAAATCTATTTATAAAACTTGTATAGTTGAGTTTGTTGATTCCCAATTTGTccccttaatattttttatttaactactttttttttagaGGATTTAGGTagtttttcttgaaaaattggTTATACTTGATTTTGGGCAATGGCCAGCTTAAGCCCCATAGGCAAAAAATGGCTGACGAAATGGGCATATTTGGGCCCAACAAAACAGTACCGCAAACTTTAAATGAGACCAATCCAATTTTACAATAAGTGACTCACTTTACATAAGGGCTTAGAGAAACtattataaaattcaatattgttttatcatttatgtatgatttgtTAAAACGTGGTTGAATTGATTATGTCAAATATCAAGTACAATTGATATAAACGatcactaaaaaaatattttttttataaagatggATGGGTGAGATTAAAAATTGTTATCTTTCATTATTCTTGATTGTTATTCCTCCGTAGAAGAACTTTGTTTGGTGTAGTaggattaaattttttattaagtaatttctCATTTGTTTCTGACATATTTATGtgtattgttaatatttttcttacttttttgttgaatttaaaatatgaataaggaATATCTCAACCTATAATTaacttgatttatttttgtgttagtATTTGAATAAAAGTTGTTTTTATGTAGAACAAAAAGTGTATCATTAAAAACAACAGATGGCAACCTAGACCCATTAACCAAagcattataaatttataaattaacataaactATTAAATTTACACCACGATTAATTTGCGAAATTAAtctcctttaatttttttttaa
The genomic region above belongs to Cicer arietinum cultivar CDC Frontier isolate Library 1 chromosome 4, Cicar.CDCFrontier_v2.0, whole genome shotgun sequence and contains:
- the LOC101497077 gene encoding uncharacterized protein, which gives rise to MSQPLVRKISFSWEKKPGISKETSTHGENLIQKEQEFLPKLPPPPISVEGATTPRRNNVHDFQIPLPPCAFQPPFYRTYSKKGLWVQDDDPFFAAYKECTKNQRSGMRDKKMSKSKSNSNCFCKSRLRRNMSFFSCKRSSSVCVCDNNFVSISHLPHNIDRD